Part of the Roseobacter litoralis Och 149 genome, AACACGAACGTAGAGGGCGGCGCGATCTCGCCCCCCATTTCCGACCCTGAGATCGCATAGCTTGCCGTGGATTTCCCGAGATGGACGTCCAGAAAATCATCGCCTTTCGGAACCCACATGCGATGCGCACCCGGCCTGCGGGCGACCAGCCTGTAGCCGTCCCCAACGTGATGAAATCCATCTTCGCGATGAGCATCCGGTTCTATCATTGCTCAGCCATCCCTCGGTTATGTCGGTGGCTTGAATAACAGGGCGCTGATCGGGGCGTATTTCACGCAGTGTTACATTTTCGAAAAATTGTGAGGGATGACACCTGCATATGCCCGGTCTTTGCGCGACCCAACTCACACGTCGCCGACACAGCAATTCTGCAAGACGATTCAGCAAGAGGGTGGAAGAAACGACCCCTGTTCTGCACATAGCCTGACTGCAACGCCGACGCAGTTGACCATTGATCAGCCCCATATCAAGGAGGTTCAGATGACAAAAGACAGCGTTACCTTACGCAGCGTGGCCCATGATATCAAAGGTCTGCTCACCCGGGCCAGTCTGGCGGCTGAATTGCTGGGGCGGCATGATGATGAGACGGTGCGCCTCAAGGCGGATCGCATCATGCGGGCCGTGGATCAGATTGCGCTGATCTGCCAGCGCGACCTCGCCCCCCCGATCAACTGTAGCCGCGCAGAGCTTCATGAGTGCGGCGAGGTGGTCAAGCTGATGGAAAAGGTCGTATCGAACGCGCGATCAGGCCATGAGCCGCAGCCCCGACCCGTTCCATATTTTGACTAGACTTTAAATCCCTGTCTGAGATGCCGTCACCTTCCCCCGGATGGCGTCACTCCACCCGATCAGACAGTTGAAGAGGCGGGTTTTCTTCCTGTTGACCGCCTCGGATTGTCCCGTCCGCACCTGCCGATCTGCGGACGGGGCGCATGCATTGAATTGATGCAAAAAAACTGTGACCACTTTAGGAGGATAATGTGATCAAACCATCTGTATTGCCCAGAGAGGCGCGGATACATTCCGGCAAACCAACCCACGGATCGCCCGCCTCACCTG contains:
- a CDS encoding HAMP domain-containing histidine kinase; the protein is MTKDSVTLRSVAHDIKGLLTRASLAAELLGRHDDETVRLKADRIMRAVDQIALICQRDLAPPINCSRAELHECGEVVKLMEKVVSNARSGHEPQPRPVPYFD